One Vicugna pacos chromosome X, VicPac4, whole genome shotgun sequence DNA window includes the following coding sequences:
- the ARSL gene encoding arylsulfatase L: MLHPEQSWSWLAVAIGVLLAAKPSAGRDYFGSRPSILLLMADDLGIGDVGCYGNTTIRTPNIDRLAEDGVVLRQHLAAASMCTPSRAAFLTGRYPLRSGMVSSNGYRVLQWTGVSGGLPANETTFAKILQDKGYATGLIGKWHLGLSCESASDHCHHPLRHGFDRFFGTPLSLMGDCARWELSEKRAALERPLRLGARAAAAAALALAAGRLGGLTAGAWAPAAWAAAAAAAALGAASRCLGALVVHADCLLMRERRVAQQPMRLHRAAPLMLREVSAFVSRNKQRPFLLFVSFLHVHTPLITTENFRGRSRHGLYGDNVEEMDWMVGQILDTLDAEGLANSTLVYFTSDHGGSLEAQFENQQYGGWNGIYKGGKGMGGWEGGIRVPGIFRWPGVLPAGRVVHEPTSLMDIFPTVVRLGGGQVPQDRVIDGRDLLPLLLGTVQHSEQEFLMHYCEQSLHAARWHQRDRGAVWKVHYMTPVFHPDGAGACYGRGVCPCSGEKVAHHDPPLLFDLSRDPSEAHALTPDTEPLFHQVMERVARAVEDHRRTLSPVLLQLDTPDNTWKPWLQPCCGPFPFCWCDREADPG; the protein is encoded by the exons ATGCTGCACCCAGAACAGTCCTG GAGCTGGCTGGCCGTGGCCATCGGAGTGCTTCTCGCCGCGAAGCCCTCGGCTGGCAGAGATTATTTTGGCTCCCGTCCGAGCATCCTTCTTCTGATGGCGGACGATCTCGGCATTGGAGACGTCGGCTGCTACGGGAACACCACCATAAG GACTCCGAACATTGACCGCCTGGCCGAGGACGGAGTGGTGCTGAGGCAGCACCTCGCGGCCGCTTCCATGTGCACCccgagcagggctgcattcctgaCTGGGAGGTACCCTCTGCGCTCAG GTATGGTTTCCAGCAACGGTTACCGTGTTCTTCAGTGGACGGGAGTCTCTGGGGGCCTTCCTGCAAATGAGACGACTTTTGCAAAAATATTGCAAGATAAAGGCTATGCCACTGGACTCATAG GAAAGTGGCACCTGGGGCTCAGCTGCGAGTCCGCCAGCGACCACTGCCACCACCCGCTCAGGCACGGCTTTGACCGGTTCTTCGGGACGCCGCTCTCGCTCATGGGCGACTGCGCGCGCTGGGAGCTGTCGGAGAAGCGCGCGGCCCTGGAGCGCCCGCTGCGCCTGggcgcccgcgccgccgccgccgccgcgctcgcGCTCGCGGCCGGGCGGCTGGGCGGCCTGACCGCGGGCGCCTGGGCCCCGGCCGcctgggccgccgccgccgccgccgccgcgctgggcGCCGCGTCGCGCTGCCTGGGCGCGCTGGTCGTGCACGCGGACTGCCTGCTCATGCGCGAGCGCCGCGTCGCCCAGCAGCCGATGCGCCTGCACCGCGCCGCGCCGCTGATGCTGCGGGAGGTGTCGGCCTTCGTCAGCCG AAACAAGCAACGACCTTTCCTCCTCTTCGTGTCCTTCCTGCACGTTCACACGCCTCTGATCACCACCGAGAACTTCCGAGGGAGGAGCCGCCACGGGCTGTACGGGGACAACGTGGAAGAGATGGACTGGATGGTGG GGCAGATACTTGATACTTTGGACGCAGAAGGACTGGCCAACAGCACCCTTGTTTACTTTACATCGGATCATGGGGGGTCCTTAGAGGCTCAGTTTGAAAACCAGCAATATGGCGGCTGGAATGGGATATATAAAG GTGGCAAAGGCATGGGCGGCTGGGAAGGCGGGATCCGCGTCCCGGGGATCTTCCGGTGGCCCGGGGTGCTGCCGGCCGGCCGAGTGGTCCACGAGCCCACCAGCCTGATGGACATCTTCCCCACCGTGGTCCGGCTGGGGGGCGGCCAGGTGCCCCAGGACAG GGTGATCGACGGCCGGGACCTGCTGCCCTTGCTCCTGGGGACGGTCCAGCACTCGGAGCAGGAGTTCCTGATGCATTACTGCGAACAGTCTCTGCACGCAGCCCGGTGGCACCAACGGGACA GAGGAGCAGTGTGGAAAGTCCACTACATGACCCCCGTATTCCACCCGGACGGAGCCGGCGCCTGCTACGGGAGAGGGGTCTGCCCGTGTTCCGGGGAGAAAGTAGCCCATCATGACCCACCTTTGCTGTTTGACCTCTCGAGAGACCCTTCCGAGGCCCATGCCCTCACGCCGGACACGGAGCCTTTGTTCCATCAGGTGATGGAGCGAGTCGCCCGGGCCGTGGAGGACCATCGCCGGACGCTCAGCCCAGTTCTGCTGCAGCTGGACACGCCGGACAACACCTGGAAGCCATGGCTCCAGCCCTGCTGTGGCCCGTTCCCCTTCTGCTGGTGCGATCGGGAGGCAGACCCAGGGTAA